In the Telopea speciosissima isolate NSW1024214 ecotype Mountain lineage chromosome 2, Tspe_v1, whole genome shotgun sequence genome, one interval contains:
- the LOC122652763 gene encoding pentatricopeptide repeat-containing protein At5g11310, mitochondrial — MVLLVRLLAFTLSLRTRDHSLALVPAHRLFSHQSWLSVPGNPIIKWPVQVQSQPEVHPPPSSFPQQADEEEEEGEAAQNPTNLFQRDCATICDLLRDHTLSGPTLEAALDRTSIKPCPTLLQTIFHHFDSSPKPLFTVFLWAQKQPSFHSTPPLFNSMIDILAKARLFDLAWSLLLDRLRTTTETTSSLISADTFAVLIRRYSRAGMPVSAIRTFEFARSSDPSHSSSDSSLDLFEILLDSLCKEGHVRVASEYLDRRRESKSAWVPSVRVYNILLNGWFRSRKLKRAERLWEEMRRDNVYPTVVTYGTLVEGYCRMRRVEKAIELVGQMRREGIEPNAIVYNPIVDALGEAGRFKEALGMMERFLVLESGPTISTYNSLVKGFCKAGDLVGASKILKMMISRGFSPTPTTYNYFFRHFSRYGKIEEGMNLYTKMLESGYVPDRLTYHQLIKMLCEQERVGLAVQVSKEMRMRGIDLDLAVSTMLLHLLLKLHRFDEACEEFEDMLRRGIVPQYLTYRKLTEGLKKFGMAERARKLSDQMASLPHSMKLPDTYKEGDMAHELRSSIMRRAQAMSDILKTCRDPKELNNLRNSPQNAVASANRLVENIKRKANGL; from the coding sequence ATGGTGTTATTGGTGCGTCTTCTTGCTTTTACCCTTTCCCTCCGCACCAGAGACCATAGCCTCGCCTTGGTCCCTGCTCATAGGCTCTTCTCTCATCAATCATGGCTTTCAGTTCCAGGAAATCCCATCATCAAGTGGCCCGTACAAGTACAGTCTCAACCGGAGGTTCACCCACCACCGTCCTCCTTCCCCCAACAGgcagacgaagaagaagaagaaggagaagcagcTCAAAATCCTACTAACCTTTTTCAAAGGGACTGTGCCACCATCTGTGACCTCCTCCGTGATCACACCCTCTCGGGTCCGACCCTCGAAGCTGCCTTGGACCGGACTTCCATCAAACCATGTCCAACTCTGTTGCAAACAATCTTCCACCATTTCGACTCCTCCCCCAAACCCCTGTTCACTGTCTTTCTCTGGGCCCAGAAGCAACCCTCTTTCCATTCCACACCTCCCCTCTTCAACTCCATGATCGATATCCTAGCCAAGGCCAGACTATTCGACCTTGCCTGGTCCCTCTTGCTCGATCGCCTACGCACCACCACTGAGACTACCTCCTCGTTGATCTCCGCTGACACCTTCGCCGTACTCATCAGACGCTATTCCCGTGCAGGTATGCCCGTCTCCGCCATTCGTACCTTCGAATTTGCTCGTAGCTCAGACCCATCTCATAGTAGTTCCGATTCCAGTTTGGATTTGTTCGAGATTCTCCTGGATTCCCTCTGCAAGGAAGGGCATGTGAGGGTCGCTTCTGAGTATCTTGATCGGAGAAGGGAATCGAAATCGGCCTGGGTTCCATCCGTTCGTGTTTATAATATTCTCCTCAATGGCTGGTTCCGCTCGAGGAAGCTCAAACGGGCGGAGCGGCTCTGGGAGGAGATGAGGAGGGACAACGTGTATCCCACTGTTGTGACTTACGGAACCCTTGTCGAAGGATATTGCAGAATGCGACGAGTCGAGAAGGCTATTGAATTGGTTGGTCAGATGCGAAGGGAGGGAATTGAGCCTAATGCCATCGTCTATAATCCTATCGTGGATGCTTTGGGAGAAGCCGGAAGGTTTAAGGAGGCTCTGGGCATGATGGAACGGTTCCTGGTTTTGGAGTCTGGGCCTACCATATCCACATACAATTCTCTGGTCAAGGGTTTCTGCAAGGCCGGAGACCTTGTTGGGGCAAGTAAGATACTTAAGATGATGATTAGTAGGGGTTTCTCCCCAACTCCCACAACCTACAACTACTTCTTCCGCCATTTCTCGAGATATGGGAAGATTGAAGAGGGGATGAATCTTTACACCAAAATGCTTGAATCTGGTTATGTGCCAGACCGACTTACCTACCACCAGTTGATCAAGATGCTGTGCGAGCAAGAGAGAGTGGGTTTAGCAGTGCAGGTTAGCAAGGAAATGAGAATGAGAGGGATTGATTTAGACCTTGCCGTAAGCACCATGTTGCTCCATTTGCTCTTGAAATTGCATAGATTTGATGAGGCGTGTGAGGAGTTTGAGGATATGCTCCGGAGGGGAATTGTGCCTCAGTACCTTACTTATCGAAAGCTGACTGAAGGGCTGAAGAAATTTGGGATGGCTGAGAGGGCCCGAAAACTATCTGATCAAATGGCTTCTCTTCCACATTCGATGAAGTTGCCAGACACATATAAAGAAGGAGATATGGCTCACGAGTTGAGATCATCCATAATGAGGAGAGCCCAAGCAATGTCGGATATTCTGAAGACCTGTAGAGATCCCAAGGAATTAAATAATCTTAGGAATTCACCTCAAAATGCAGTAGCTAGTGCTAACCGCTTGGTAGAGAATATAAAGAGGAAAGCTAACGGGTTGTGA